The stretch of DNA GGCTGCGCACGATCCTCAAGAACCTCACGCAGGGCACCTCGACCGACCTCTTCTAGCCGTCTGGCAATCGAACAGCGCCAGACTCTTGTGCCTCCCAAAGTGGTCGACATCTGCTGTCCAATCTCGGGCTCTGGTCCACTTCTTGTGGTGCGGTCACACGCTGTTCTCTCCAGGGCCGTCTGCTGGGATGATCGCCTCTCACTTCAAGTTGAGGAGCTTGGCCTGTCATGAGCGGATGGCCGCCAGAGGTGCTTGAGGTCCTGGAGGCTTCGGGGTGGACGGCAGGCAGGCGGGTCGACACGGCCGACTGGCGGTCCATGTTCGAAGCGGTCGGCCTCGCCATGCACGATGCTGCGGATACGTTCCTCCAAGAGTTCGGGGGGCTGACCGTGAGCATCAGTGGTCCGGGAATCAGCGTCGCCCGCGAACCGTTCGAGCTGGATCCGGGGCTTGCTTGGGGTGAGGACGACCGGTTCTCGGAGTGGAGCGACTCCATAGGGAGACGGCTCTTCCCGCTCGGCGAGCTCGATCACGGCCGATTCTTTCTCGGTATCGATGAGAACAATGAGATCTACCTGGTCGCCTCCTGGGTCGCTAGCTTCGGGCCGATGCCGCAGGCCCTCGAGAATCTCATTCTCGGCGTGAAGCCCCGCAGGATCGATGACGAGCGCAGGCCATCGGATCAGGCCCAGTGACGCGCTCATCAGGAGAGCAAGACTCGTTTGCGGAGGAGCTCGAATCCTGCACGGCCGAACATCTGACGCTTGAGCATCTTGATCCGGTTGACATGGCCCTCGACGACGCCGGAGTTCCAGGGGTGTGAGAGGCCGGCGATGACGGCGTCGAGGTCGCGTTCGAGGTGCTGGGCGAACCGCTGGAGGCTCGGCAGATCGGTGGCGGTGGCCGCTTTGATCCATTCCGGCAGTTGATCGCCTTGCAGATGGGTGAGCATATGGGCGAAGGAGCGGACGTGACCGGTGAGGGCGTCCAGTTCAGGGCAGTTGGCCAGTACGGCCTTGAGCTGGAGCCGGTCGCCCTCGGGCAGGGCGTCGGGGTGGGTGAGGATCCAGCGGGTGACAGCGCGGGCCGATGGCGGCCGGGGCCCGACCGGCTGGGGTTTGCCGCGTAGAGACCTGCTGACGTAGGCGCGGACGTTGCCGTAGCCATCCGGGTAGCCCTGCTCCTTGATCTCTTCCCACAATTTCCAGGCGCTGGTGCAGCCTTCCTGCCATCGCTGGTCGAGATAGGGCTTGTAGACGTCGAGCTTTGTGCGCCGGCTTTGCCACTGGCCCGTGAACAACTGCTCCGGCACAGTGGCGCGGGAGAAACGCAGAATGGTGTTGAGGCCCATGCCGAGTTGCCGGGCGACGGACCGCTTGCTGTGTCCGGCGGCCAGGAGCGCGTGAATAGTGGCGTGCTTGACGCGTGTTCGCTCGGCGAACCGGTGACCTGTCGGCCAGGGCGATGACGGAGCCGGTTCCGCCTGTTCCCGCGATTCTTCCGGCGGCGCCAGGGCGGGGTGGAGGCAGCCGCG from Streptomyces sp. 6-11-2 encodes:
- a CDS encoding SUKH-3 domain-containing protein; translated protein: MSGWPPEVLEVLEASGWTAGRRVDTADWRSMFEAVGLAMHDAADTFLQEFGGLTVSISGPGISVAREPFELDPGLAWGEDDRFSEWSDSIGRRLFPLGELDHGRFFLGIDENNEIYLVASWVASFGPMPQALENLILGVKPRRIDDERRPSDQAQ
- a CDS encoding ISL3 family transposase, with translation MNEVRPQLDELLFPSVEDVSVVSVEVADTVVRVEARTTARRAACPGCGRWSGRIHGSYLRFPRDLPTAGMFVVVSLRVRRFVCAEDSCPRKTFAEQVPGLTRRFGRRTERLRSTLVSVGLALAGRAGVRMAEVFGVPVSRNTLLRLITSLPDPPAPTPRVVGVDEYAQRRGRIYGTVLVDVETRRPVDLLPDRKADTLAAWLAERPGIEIICRDRAPFYAEGATRGAPQALQVADRWHLWHNLGEAAEKCVYRHRGCLHPALAPPEESREQAEPAPSSPWPTGHRFAERTRVKHATIHALLAAGHSKRSVARQLGMGLNTILRFSRATVPEQLFTGQWQSRRTKLDVYKPYLDQRWQEGCTSAWKLWEEIKEQGYPDGYGNVRAYVSRSLRGKPQPVGPRPPSARAVTRWILTHPDALPEGDRLQLKAVLANCPELDALTGHVRSFAHMLTHLQGDQLPEWIKAATATDLPSLQRFAQHLERDLDAVIAGLSHPWNSGVVEGHVNRIKMLKRQMFGRAGFELLRKRVLLS